A stretch of the Acyrthosiphon pisum isolate AL4f chromosome A2, pea_aphid_22Mar2018_4r6ur, whole genome shotgun sequence genome encodes the following:
- the LOC100163126 gene encoding uncharacterized protein DDB_G0272718: MNTSVAILLTILSVAAASPLFFSHPKHEHHVIHVPYHVHKVPVYIKEPVYIEKPVYIYKTVDHHDHHYHHDDHSYDHYNHDDHYDSHY; the protein is encoded by the exons ATGAACACCTCA gTTGCTATTCTTTTGACTATTCTCTCGGTGGCTGCTGCTTCTCCACTATTCTTCAGTCATCCAAAACA CGAACACCACGTTATCCATGTACCATACCATGTACACAAGGTTCCAGTTTACATCAAAGAACCCGTATACATTGAGAAGCCTGTCTACATTTACAAGACCGTCGACCATCACGATCATCACTACCATCACGATGACCACAGTTATGACCACTATAACCACGATGATCATTATGACAGCCATTATTGA